The genomic region AATTTGAAAAACGGACTTGGCGAGATCAATCCCGAGTGTTGTAATACACATTGTGGATGGCTCTTTCTCTCTGTTGGTTCTTAACAGAACCAGCATGGCACATTGCGATGCCGTTCCGGTGGAGCCGTCCACACCATCAGACCAATTCGAACTGGTCTCAGTTTACCGCCAAAAACAGGAACCTATACTGAACAAAGTTGACACCACTTGGCGAGAGCGGCGGTGCGGTTGAGCCTGAAACTGTCGCATAAAGAAAAGAGGCGTTCCTGATTGAAGTGGTTGCAGGCCGACGAGTGGACCGAGACGAATTTCTGTAAACTTCGCATACGACGAAAGCGCAGCATTGCCCGTTCTCGTCGTCGAAACGGAAGGTGGGAATTCTCAGCGTGGTTATTCAGCCAACGGCCGGTTTCTTGTCGGTCAGCATTGCCGATGACCTTCATCACGGCGCCGTAAGACCGCAGTAGATCGGTCACAATGACATGTGGCGGACCAAAGCGCTTCATTGTTTTTCTGAGGAATTTCAATGCCGCTTTGCGGTCACGGCGCTTGGTGACATGGCTTTCAAGCACCTCGTCCTCGTGATCCACGGCCTGCCCGCCTCAAGTCGATTTCCTCTGCCAGGGCATCTGGAAACGCTAAGTGCGCCGCCTGCCCTCTTCAACCAAGTTTTGTCTCACTGGCCCAGCTGGAAAGCTTGAGCTGAAAATCTCGGAAGTATCAGGGTGGCCAAGGGTTCGTTCCGGATATTTTGCCATCATTCCTTCAAATTGCGCTTGTGCTTTTTTCTGAGCTGACGCGTTGTCGACACCGTTGATCTCACGATTTCTCATCACAAATACACCCGCAATCATCACATCACTTACATCGCGGCCACAGCCGTTCAAAAGGATGGTCTGGATCGGGTCGATGAGTTGCCCCATGGCAGGATCGTCCAATCGGATCACATTGAGATCGGCGGCTGAACCGGGTTGAAGACGACCAAGGTCGGATCGGCCAAGCGCATCGGCCCCGCCGACCGTCGCAGCAGAGTATAGATCCGCGGCAGTGGCCGCGCCGGGATTTTCTTCGGCAATCCGTGCCGTCATCACGCCCAAAGCCATGTTGGCGATCATGTCCGGTGGGTGCGTGTCGGTACCAAGTCCGATACCGACACCGAGATCGCGGAACTTTCGGAACGACTTCATGATCCGCCCGCCACGGGCCATCACCAATGGGCAATGGGCCAATGCGGCTCCTGAATTCACCAGGATCGACGTATCGGGCGCGTCATAGGCGATTCCATTCAGTCCAGACAGGAAAAGGCCGTGCGGCAGCACTGTCTTGTCATTGAAGAAATGCACATCGCGCAGCAACTCCAGCGGACTTTTACCGTGTTGGGCCAGAACCTTGTCATATTCCATCCGGCTTTGGCAGCAGTGCAGCCTGACAGGTATATCCAGCGCACGACCAAGCTCGCCGGTGCGCAAAAGCAGTTCGGGCGTGCAGGTCTCAATTCGATCAGGGGCAAGCATGGTGCGGATCAGACCCTTGGCGCGGCCCTCGAACTGTTCAGCAAATCGCTCGGCTTGCGCAAGGCCGGCCAACCCTTTTTCTTCATCATAGTGAAATGAAATATCTCCACTGACGTCGTCGACAACCAGGTTTCCGGTTCGGTAGGCAGGGCCAAGATAAACCCGGAGTCCGAGCTCTTCTGCGGCCTGTGCGGCCTGAGCAAACTCTTCGTAGGTCTCACCCCAGGCACGATAGAACAGCGAGGCGATCGGCAGCGCCGTGGTGATCCCGTTCCTAATCAACCGGCTGAATGCATAGCGCTTTTGAAAAGCCAGTTCGTCCGGGGAATACATTTCCCTGGGCCCGGCATCGATATAACTTTGTGGCCAGACGCGGCCTTTTCGTTCGGGCGGTTGATTGTCGTATCCCAGAACCGTGGTGTCGAGATCACCAAGGGCATCCAGATCGACAAAGCCGGGACCAATCAGGGCGGCGCCGAATTCGACCGTTTCGGCAACGTCACCGTCAAATTGGTAGCCCACATGCAGGACCTTGTCGCCCTCAACCACGACCACGCCATTGCGGTACATGCAATGGGCACCGTCTTGGTGACCAACAACCCAATCGGCCGTCATCAAAATCCGCTTCATGCCGGTTGATACTCCGTCTCAACGACGCCGTTTCGCGCAACGATCCGCCCTTTGGAGACCACAAGCCG from Parasedimentitalea psychrophila harbors:
- a CDS encoding chlorohydrolase family protein; amino-acid sequence: MKRILMTADWVVGHQDGAHCMYRNGVVVVEGDKVLHVGYQFDGDVAETVEFGAALIGPGFVDLDALGDLDTTVLGYDNQPPERKGRVWPQSYIDAGPREMYSPDELAFQKRYAFSRLIRNGITTALPIASLFYRAWGETYEEFAQAAQAAEELGLRVYLGPAYRTGNLVVDDVSGDISFHYDEEKGLAGLAQAERFAEQFEGRAKGLIRTMLAPDRIETCTPELLLRTGELGRALDIPVRLHCCQSRMEYDKVLAQHGKSPLELLRDVHFFNDKTVLPHGLFLSGLNGIAYDAPDTSILVNSGAALAHCPLVMARGGRIMKSFRKFRDLGVGIGLGTDTHPPDMIANMALGVMTARIAEENPGAATAADLYSAATVGGADALGRSDLGRLQPGSAADLNVIRLDDPAMGQLIDPIQTILLNGCGRDVSDVMIAGVFVMRNREINGVDNASAQKKAQAQFEGMMAKYPERTLGHPDTSEIFSSSFPAGPVRQNLVEEGRRRT